The Ananas comosus cultivar F153 linkage group 2, ASM154086v1, whole genome shotgun sequence genome contains a region encoding:
- the LOC109706599 gene encoding NEDD8 ultimate buster 1 has translation MDGDDRAAAAPAPARLKIAGAWTGVLDVRLDSWTLPMLRAEVARRSGGADPACVNLICGGKVLRDGGGGGDASLLQLGVKNNAKVLATCVSADRGKALNAEAAAESARAAAEAEQSKKLNRIWEAAKALAQRHSDGSLPLEDYNIELEDQSGQKVMFVSESDKRAVMMGLMLHANAKSLINKQKYEDALDVLAMAEEAFSLCDARFIEMIDNVPILQLDTVWCYFMLRDVSCLSVAGDRLAKARKGFERSHGKDSKRFRVLQDGRHAELAIYVRLELLEGVVAYHSGDFEAARRSLTSAQTKYMQLQVPDEALSLLMGMGYRERAAKRALRMTGQDVQSAVDFLVEERAKKARRREEDVQRHDDIMEQKRYGKTPNNKAVDLQRLKELVSIGFEKYLAAEALRINENDAQKALDLLTDPEQNCALQSRMELRKQKATKRTDQDVVQRASGVDDHYAGGSNPPEESQEGSSAAAATTADNQEDDNMNEQGEEDREEDEEGDEEEQEQAKKSKSGRDVEMEDELADKLTGDPFADYDIEVAREGEAIAEYMSLLESTSSAS, from the exons ATGGACGGCGACGatcgggcggcggcggccccggCACCGGCGAGGCTGAAGATCGCCGGGGCGTGGACGGGGGTCCTGGACGTCCGACTCGACTCGTGGACGCTCCCGATGCTCCGCGCGGAGGTCGCGCGGCGGTCGGGCGGCGCCGACCCCGCCTGCGTCAACCTCATCTGCGGCGGCAAGGTCTTgcgggacggcggcggcggcggcgacgcgagtCTCCTCCAGCTGGGCGTGAAGAACAACGCCAAGGTGCTCGCCACCTGCGTGTCGGCCGACCGCGGGAAGGCCCTCAACGCCGAGGCCGCGGCCGAGAGCGCCAGGGCCGCCGCCGAGGCCGAGCAATCCAAGAAGCTCAACAGAATCTG GGAGGCTGCCAAGGCACTGGCTCAGAGGCACTCAGATGGTTCACTTCCACTGGAAGACTATAATATAGAGCTTGAAGATCAGAGTGGTCAGAAAGTGATGTTTGTATCTGAGTCCGATAAACG GGCAGTGATGATGGGTCTGATGCTCCATGCAAATGCTAAAAGCCTTATCAATAAGCAAAAGTACGAGGATGCGTTAGATGTGTTAGCTATGGCAGAG GAGGCTTTCTCTCTTTGTGATGCTAGGTTTATTGAG ATGATTGACAATGTGCCAATTCTTCAACTTGATACAGTTTGGTGTTACTTCATGCTCCGCGATGTTTCATGTTTGTCAGTTGCAGGAGATCGCCTGGCGAAGGCTAGGAAAGGGTTTGAACGGTCTCATGGTAAAGATTCCAAGCGGTTTAGAGTCCTTCAAGACGGTCGCCATGCAGAACTTGCCAT ATATGTGAGACTGGAACTCTTGGAAGGGGTGGTAGCTTATCACAGTGGCGATTTTGAAGCAGCTCGTAGATCTCTGACTTCTGCACAAACCAAATATATGCAG CTTCAAGTGCCTGATGAAGCTTTATCATTATTAATGGGCATGGGCTATAGAGAGAGGGCAGCCAAAAGAGCATTAAGAATGACCGGTCAGGATGTTCAGTCAGCAGTTGACTTCCTGGTCGAGGAACGAGCAAAGAAAGCTCGAAGACGAGAGGAGGATGTTCAGCGGCATGatgatatcat GGAGCAAAAGAGATATGGCAAGACTCCCAATAACAAGGCTGTCGATCTCCAAAGACTGAAAGAGTTGGTTTCAATAGG gTTTGAGAAATACCTTGCTGCAGAGGCTCTTCGTATAAATGAAAACGATGCACAAAAAGCATTAGATCTTTTGACAGATCCTGAGCAAAACTGTGCCCTAcaa AGCAGGATGGAGTTGAGGAAGCAAAAAGCCACAAAACGGACAGATCAAGATGTCGTTCAAAGAGCTTCAGGGGTTGATGACCATTATGCCGGTGGTAGTAATCCGCCAGAAGAGAGTCAAGAAGGGTCatcagctgctgctgctaccaCTGCCGATAACCAGGaagatgataatatgaatgaacAGGGGGAAGAAGACCGTGAGGAAGAcgaagaaggagatgaagaagaacaagaacaagcaAAGAAGTCTAAGAGTGGGAGAGACGTGGAAATGGAGGATGAGCTTGCAGACAAACTGACAGGCGATCCTTTTGCTGACTACGACATTGAAGTCGCGCGAGAAGGGGAGGCCATTGCAGAGTACATGAGCCTTCTGGAGTCTACTTCAAGTGCTTCATAG
- the LOC109706598 gene encoding putative FBD-associated F-box protein At5g50270 isoform X2, with product MAPAIDRISALPDELLGDIISLLPLEDMLRTSVLSRRWRRVWTSAIALDFTDAADGDGDDNVYISRIDRCLEQLSASPSCTEIRSIIFPAIQDSVVADRWIRFAAAHSVERLEFIVPTGCPALLPLSLFELCRSLTVLDLSGYAIPPLPAAFPFGPAFPSLRTLSLLSVSIPTPQALLASCPAIEHLSLRLSSGVDRLPASIFRSCPLLSTLRLINCSIPRENRSAFRPPAFPSLRALDLDIVRIATPHLLLASCPVVTDLTVRNPPEGFPFRLVTRPTISTLRVFGGTLRPTLPAPSVRTLVLSNLKIVNPPLLLREFQGLQLLSLYRVRIEPGADSGILVQAPRIRHLMVQDSDDLGSVVVAKTPQLRRLFYWGDIRFLRVFEDAVPKLEEAFLHSTANSPFDGGYPRWKILMLPIAHVRLLSVNWWFIHERHGT from the exons ATGGCTCCTGCAATCGACCGCATCAGCGCTCTCCCCGACGAACTCCTCGGCGATAtcatctccctcctccccctGGAGGACATGCTCCGCACCTCCGTGCTCTCCCGCCGCTGGCGCCGCGTCTGGACCTCCGCAATCGCCCTCGACTTTACCGATGCCGcagacggcgacggcgacgacaaCGTCTACATCTCCAGAATCGACCGCTGCCTGGAGCAGCtctccgcctccccctcctgcACTGAGATCCGCTCTATCATCTTCCCGGCCATCCAAGACTCCGTCGTCGCCGACCGCTGGATCCGCTTCGCCGCCGCCCACTCGGTCGAACGCCTCGAATTCATCGTCCCGACCGGCTGCCCCGCccttctccccctctccctcttcgaATTATGCCGCAGCCTCACCGTCCTCGACCTCTCCGGCTACGCCATCCCCCCGCTCCCCGCCGCGTTCCCCTTCGGCCCCGCCTTCCCCTCCCTCCGCACCCTCTCCCTCCTCAGCGTCTCCATCCCCACTCCCCAGGCGCTTCTCGCATCGTGCCCGGCAATCGAGCACCTCAGCCTGAGACTCTCCAGCGGCGTCGATCGCCTCCCCGCCTCCATCTTCCGCTCCTGCCCCCTCCTCTCCACCCTCCGCCTCATCAACTGCTCCATCCCCCGCGAGAACCGCTCCGCCTTCCGCCCTCCCGCCTTCCCCTCCCTCCGCGCCCTCGACCTCGACATCGTCCGCATCGCCACTCCCCACTTGCTGCTCGCCTCGTGCCCCGTCGTCACGGACCTCACAGTCAGGAACCCCCCGGAAGGCTTCCCTTTCCGCCTCGTCACCCGCCCCACCATCTCCACCCTCCGGGTCTTCGGTGGGACCCTCCGTCCCACTCTTCCTGCCCCCTCCGTCCGCACCCTCGTCCTCTCCAATCTCAAAATCGTCAACCCACCGTTGCTCCTCCGCGAATTCCAGGGCCTTCAGCTCCTCTCCCTCTACCGTGTCCGGATCGAGCCCGGAGCCGATTCGGGAATCCTGGTTCAGGCGCCGAGGATAAGGCACCTCATGGTGCAGGACTCCGATGATCTCGGTTCCGTCGTCGTCGCCAAGACTCCCCAGCTCCGCCGCCTCTTCTACTGGGGCGACATCCGCTTTCTACGGGTGTTCGAAGACGCCGTCCCGAAGCTGGAGGAGGCATTTCTGCATTCCACGGCCAATAGTCCTTTCGACGGAGGATACCCCCGGTGGAAGATCTTGATGCTGCCGATCGCGCACGTTAGGCTTCTGTCCGTCAATTGGTGGTTCATTCATGAG AGACATGGAACTTAG
- the LOC109706598 gene encoding uncharacterized protein LOC109706598 isoform X1 has protein sequence MAPAIDRISALPDELLGDIISLLPLEDMLRTSVLSRRWRRVWTSAIALDFTDAADGDGDDNVYISRIDRCLEQLSASPSCTEIRSIIFPAIQDSVVADRWIRFAAAHSVERLEFIVPTGCPALLPLSLFELCRSLTVLDLSGYAIPPLPAAFPFGPAFPSLRTLSLLSVSIPTPQALLASCPAIEHLSLRLSSGVDRLPASIFRSCPLLSTLRLINCSIPRENRSAFRPPAFPSLRALDLDIVRIATPHLLLASCPVVTDLTVRNPPEGFPFRLVTRPTISTLRVFGGTLRPTLPAPSVRTLVLSNLKIVNPPLLLREFQGLQLLSLYRVRIEPGADSGILVQAPRIRHLMVQDSDDLGSVVVAKTPQLRRLFYWGDIRFLRVFEDAVPKLEEAFLHSTANSPFDGGYPRWKILMLPIAHVRLLSVNWWFIHEFMRGCPVGSERLKFDKLKEFHWWPVYKKDAVGLYEQWYMKKLSPTVVSSLFTFLECCPNVQHLCVVSTCGINQSIPPAVPSPEENEDEFVINMENSIHINLIDGLQIAQRVRQISWSLLPQLKEFTLYQFSGELGDMCLLHIVALRCRALRHIRLHYVEGSRGATHRIQSSLRSHFFKFSPNAILHFLKSSSDETCPMHSVLNV, from the exons ATGGCTCCTGCAATCGACCGCATCAGCGCTCTCCCCGACGAACTCCTCGGCGATAtcatctccctcctccccctGGAGGACATGCTCCGCACCTCCGTGCTCTCCCGCCGCTGGCGCCGCGTCTGGACCTCCGCAATCGCCCTCGACTTTACCGATGCCGcagacggcgacggcgacgacaaCGTCTACATCTCCAGAATCGACCGCTGCCTGGAGCAGCtctccgcctccccctcctgcACTGAGATCCGCTCTATCATCTTCCCGGCCATCCAAGACTCCGTCGTCGCCGACCGCTGGATCCGCTTCGCCGCCGCCCACTCGGTCGAACGCCTCGAATTCATCGTCCCGACCGGCTGCCCCGCccttctccccctctccctcttcgaATTATGCCGCAGCCTCACCGTCCTCGACCTCTCCGGCTACGCCATCCCCCCGCTCCCCGCCGCGTTCCCCTTCGGCCCCGCCTTCCCCTCCCTCCGCACCCTCTCCCTCCTCAGCGTCTCCATCCCCACTCCCCAGGCGCTTCTCGCATCGTGCCCGGCAATCGAGCACCTCAGCCTGAGACTCTCCAGCGGCGTCGATCGCCTCCCCGCCTCCATCTTCCGCTCCTGCCCCCTCCTCTCCACCCTCCGCCTCATCAACTGCTCCATCCCCCGCGAGAACCGCTCCGCCTTCCGCCCTCCCGCCTTCCCCTCCCTCCGCGCCCTCGACCTCGACATCGTCCGCATCGCCACTCCCCACTTGCTGCTCGCCTCGTGCCCCGTCGTCACGGACCTCACAGTCAGGAACCCCCCGGAAGGCTTCCCTTTCCGCCTCGTCACCCGCCCCACCATCTCCACCCTCCGGGTCTTCGGTGGGACCCTCCGTCCCACTCTTCCTGCCCCCTCCGTCCGCACCCTCGTCCTCTCCAATCTCAAAATCGTCAACCCACCGTTGCTCCTCCGCGAATTCCAGGGCCTTCAGCTCCTCTCCCTCTACCGTGTCCGGATCGAGCCCGGAGCCGATTCGGGAATCCTGGTTCAGGCGCCGAGGATAAGGCACCTCATGGTGCAGGACTCCGATGATCTCGGTTCCGTCGTCGTCGCCAAGACTCCCCAGCTCCGCCGCCTCTTCTACTGGGGCGACATCCGCTTTCTACGGGTGTTCGAAGACGCCGTCCCGAAGCTGGAGGAGGCATTTCTGCATTCCACGGCCAATAGTCCTTTCGACGGAGGATACCCCCGGTGGAAGATCTTGATGCTGCCGATCGCGCACGTTAGGCTTCTGTCCGTCAATTGGTGGTTCATTCATGAG TTTATGCGAGGATGTCCTGTTGGGAGTGAGCGGCTGAAATTTGACAAACTCAAAGAGTTCCATTGGTGGCCTGTGTACAAGAAAGATGCAGTAGGTCTGTATGAGCAATGGTACATGAAAAAGCTGTCACCTACCGTCGTTTCTTCACTCTTCACTTTCCTTGAGTGTTGCCCGAACGTACAGCACCTATGCGTTGTC AGCACATGCGGCATAAACCAGAGTATACCCCCTGCAGTCCCCTCACcagaagaaaatgaagatgaATTTGTTATCAATATGGAGAATAGTATTCATATTAACCTGATTGATGGTTTGCAAATTGCACAGAGAGTGCGTCAGATCAGTTGGAGCTTGCTTCCTCAACTGAAGGAATTCACGCTGTATCAATTCTCTGGGGAACTGGGAGATATGTGTCTGCTGCACATTGTGGCTTTGAGATGTCGTGCTCTAAGGCACATACGTCTGCATTACGTGGAAGGCTCCAGAGGGGCGACGCACAGGATTCAGAGTTCCCTCCGTAGTCACTTCTTTAAGTTCTCTCCGAATGCCATTCTTCATTTCTTAAAAAGTTCTTCTGATGAAACCTGCCCAATGCATTCAGTTCTCAACGTATGA